The following proteins are encoded in a genomic region of Primulina huaijiensis isolate GDHJ02 chromosome 3, ASM1229523v2, whole genome shotgun sequence:
- the LOC140972627 gene encoding S-adenosyl-L-methionine:benzoic acid/salicylic acid carboxyl methyltransferase 2, with protein sequence MTLSNVWKITLEIGQQPPEFQIHLNDLNGNDFNSIFRDNLPMFQLELRDETSRGQFSPCFVSAVPGSFYGRLFAANTLHFIHSSYSLMWISKIPKEVELLNKDNIYMASASPQQVLDAYYNQFRIDFSTFLRCRSEEIVSGGRMVLTVLGRRGHEDACREGCCYIWEVLALVLKQMVAEGLIEEEKLHSFNIPIYTPSPREVEEEVEKEGSFGINHLETSEISWADLSNEFRSTDEPDWHYVSRGVRAVSEPLLSEHFGGFVMDQIFEKYSEILHDCSTKEPETKFVNVTVSVTRN encoded by the exons atgacattgTCAAATGTATGGAAAATAACCTTGGAAATAGGCCAGCAGCCTCCTGAGTTTCAGATACATTTGAATGATCTGAATGGTAATGATTTCAACTCTATTTTCCGGGACAATTTGCCCATGTTTCAACTGGAGTTACGAGACGAAACGAGTCGTGGCCAATTCAGTCCATGCTTTGTGTCTGCGGTTCCTGGATCATTTTATGGCAGGCTTTTTGCTGCAAACACTCTGCATTTTATCCATTCCTCTTATAGTCTTATGTGGATTTCCAAG ATTCCAAAAGAGGTGGAATTGCTGAACAAAGATAACATTTACATGGCAAGCGCAAGCCCACAACAGGTGCTCGACGCATACTACAATCAATTTCGAATCGATTTTTCGACTTTCCTCAGGTGCCGTTCGGAGGAAATCGTATCCGGTGGAAGAATGGTGTTAACTGTTCTGGGAAGGAGAGGTCATGAGGATGCTTGTAGAGAGGGATGCTGCTATATTTGGGAGGTTTTGGCCCTCGTTCTCAAACAAATGGTAGCTGAG GGACTGATAGAAGAAGAAAAGCTGCATTCTTTCAACATCCCTATTTACACACCATCACCTAGAGAAGTGGAGGAGGAGGTCGAAAAGGAAGGTAGCTTCGGCATCAACCACCTCGAGACTTCGGAAATATCTTGGGCCGACTTGAGCAACGAATTCCGTTCAACCGACGAGCCTGATTGGCACTACGTGAGCCGTGGCGTGAGAGCCGTGTCGGAACCACTGTTATCCGAACATTTTGGAGGATTCGTAATggatcaaatatttgaaaagtacAGCGAAATTCTCCATGATTGCTCGACTAAGGAACCGGAAACTAAATTTGTCAATGTCACTGTCTCCGTGACGAGGAACTGA
- the LOC140974126 gene encoding glutathione hydrolase 3 has product MGQQDFQASLLNHSRNRNNSALCVLLVLLAITCITLRGDLSLWFGKDDHKLNGRLRFSKSDVFQSQLAVVAADDGRCSEIGVSMLEKGGHAVDAAVATAICLGVVSPMSSGIGGGGFMVVRSSSSSGALAIDMRETAPEAASQDMYENNAVAKYQGALSMGVPGELAGLHVAWLKFGRLPWRILFEPAIKLARNGFTVGPYLGASIAKNVDKIMVDPGLRKVYAPRGELLKVGQICYNVELGNSLEAIAKQGPKVFYNGTVGEQLIEDVRNAGGILTMEDLRNYQVNVIDAVAVNVMGYKILGMAPPSSGTVGLSLVLNILDSYGTRRDAMKGALGLHRLIEALKHMFAIRMNLGDPKFVSISDIVSDMLSPSFAKIIKEKIFDNTTFPPEYYMHRWSQLRDHGTSHFCVVDSDRNAVSMTTTVNYAFGGGVLSPRTGIIFNNEMDDFSIPTDISPDKLPPAPTNFIAPNKRPLSSMTPIIVLKDDQLVGVLGGSGGLDIIPAVVQVFINHFILGMEPLAAVQSARVYHRLIPNIVSYENWTVVDGEHIELSEENKHFLRARGHQLKAKTGGAICQLVVQNLNKTANLGRKMRSDNVIRGVLTAVSDPRKGGWPAGI; this is encoded by the exons ATGGGGCAGCAGGACTTCCAGGCTTCGCTTCTGAATCACAGCAGAAATAGGAACAACTCAGCTTTATGTGTCCTTCTTGTTCTTTTAGCCATAACAT GCATTACTCTTAGAGGAGATTTGAGCCTTTGGTTTGGAAAAGATGATCACAAGTTGAATGGGAGACTGCGGTTCAGCAAAAGTGACGTCTTTCAGTCTCAGCTGGCAGTCGTCGCTGCTGATGATGGTCGTTGCTCGGAAATTGGTGTGTCGATGCTCGAAAAAGGTGGTCATGCAGTGGATGCTGCTGTTGCAACAGCAATCTGCCTTGGAGTTGTGAGTCCAATGTCTAGTGGAATTGGAGGCGGCGGTTTTATGGTTGTTCGATCCTCGTCATCATCTGGTGCCCTTGCAATTGACATGAGAGAAACTGCTCCAGAAGCTGCCTCACAG GACATGTATGAGAACAATGCAGTAGCAAAGTATCAAGGAGCTCTGTCCATGGGTGTTCCCGGCGAGTTAGCGGGGCTTCACGTAGCTTGGTTGAAATTTGGCCGGTTGCCTTGGAGGATTTTGTTCGAACCTGCGATTAAACTTGCGAGAAATGGGTTTACAGTTGGACCATACCTTGGTGCAAGCATTGCTAAAAATGTGGACAAGATAATGGTTGATCCTGGCTTACGAAAAGTCTATGCACCACGTGGTGAActattaaaagttggccaaatctGCTACAATGTAGAGCTTGGGAACAGCTTAGAGGCAATAGCCAAACAAGGGCCCAAGGTTTTCTACAACGGAACGGTTGGTGAACAATTGATTGAAGATGTGAGGAATGCTGGTGGGATTTTGACGATGGAAGACTTGAGAAACTACCAAGTAAATGTCATTGATGCGGTGGCTGTAAATGTTATGGGATACAAGATATTAGGAATGGCTCCTCCTTCGAGTGGAACAGTCGGCCTTTCTTTG GTTCTGAATATCTTAGATAGTTATGGAACTCGTCGAGATGCTATGAAGGGTGCTCTGGGCTTGCATCGTCTTATTGAAGCATTGAAACACATGTTTGCTATTCGAATGAATCTTGGAGATCCCAAATTTGTCAGTATCAGTGATATCGTGTCCGACATGCTTTCTCCTTCTTTCGCAAAGATAATTAAAGAAAAGATATTTGACAATACCACATTCCCTCCTGAGTATTATATGCACAG GTGGAGCCAACTCAGGGATCATGGAACAAGCCACTTCTGTGTGGTGGATTCAGATCGAAATGCCGTGTCCATGACAACCACAGTGAATTATGCATTTGGAGGCGGTGTGCTCTCTCCTCGTACTGGCATCATTTTCAACAATGAAATGGATGATTTCTCTATACCAACTGACATATCCCCTGACAAGCTGCCTCCGGCTCCAACTAATTTTATTGCACCAAACAAGAGGCCCTTATCTTCCATGACACCCATCATTGTCCTCAAG GATGATCAGTTGGTAGGGGTCCTTGGCGGCAGCGGTGGCTTGGACATAATACCTGCAGTTGTGCAGGTTTTCATCAACCATTTTATCTTAGGAATGGAACCTTTAGCAGCTGTGCAAAGTGCAAGAGTTTACCACAGG cTGATTCCAAACATAGTGTCTTACGAGAATTGGACCGTTGTGGATGGCGAACACATCGAACTTTCTGAAGAGAACAAGCATTTCTTGAGAGCCAGAGGTCATCAACTGAAGGCAAAAACAGGAGGGGCAATCTGTCAGCTTGTGGTTCAAAATCTTAACAAAACAGCGAACTTGGGTCGGAAAATGAGAAGCGACAATGTCATTCGTGGAGTACTAACGGCTGTCAGTGATCCAAGGAAAGGCGGATGGCCTGCAGGGATCTGA
- the LOC140974128 gene encoding uncharacterized protein C12B10.15c isoform X2 — protein MNFHGFRSVFSLLCTIVRGERDFPREIPSSIIDRMDSRDERSTIDLRRDGKIVMDLTGKMHQLPCCIKYNGATSVSHYFKPKPSGEMEVDGLRVEEAYFRGRKLHGTTISLPQGYSGSILGKKSSDKNANSSSSNCWKTCATFENLTIWNHDAVPSKEDAFLRALHWFPIAQALHQPVSVEDVESTCTN, from the exons ATGAATTTTCATGGGTTTCGTTCTGTTTTCTCCCTACTGTGTACTATT GTGCGGGGAGAAAGGGATTTTCCTAGAGAAATACCTAGTTCTATCATTGATCGCATGGACAGCAGGGATGAGAGGTCCACTATTGATCTGAGACGGGATGGGAAGATTGTGATGGACCTGACGGGGAAGATGCATCAGCTGCCCTGCTGCATCAAGTACAATGGCGCCACATCTGTTTCTCACTACTTCAAGCCCAAACCCTCTGGAG AAATGGAGGTGGATGGTCTAAGAGTCGAAGAGGCGTATTTTAGAGGAAGGAAATTGCATGGCACCACCATTTCCCTTCCCCAGGGCTATTCTG GGTCTATCTTGGGGAAGAAGAGTTCTGATAAGAATGCAAACAGTTCAAGTTCAAACTGCTGGAAGACATGTGCTACGTTTGAAAATTTAACAATCTGGAATCATGATGCCGTTCCCTCAAAAGAAGACGCTTTTTTGCGTGCCCTTCACTGGTTTCCCATTGCACAAGCG CTGCATCAACCAGTCAGTGTCGAAGATGTTGAATCCACATGCACCAATTAG
- the LOC140974128 gene encoding uncharacterized protein C12B10.15c isoform X1 — MQLQRHQFQKLDLAFPDEVEPYREIRASSIIVRGERDFPREIPSSIIDRMDSRDERSTIDLRRDGKIVMDLTGKMHQLPCCIKYNGATSVSHYFKPKPSGEMEVDGLRVEEAYFRGRKLHGTTISLPQGYSGSILGKKSSDKNANSSSSNCWKTCATFENLTIWNHDAVPSKEDAFLRALHWFPIAQALHQPVSVEDVESTCTN; from the exons ATGCAGCTGCAAAGACATCAATTTCAGAAACTGGACTTGGCATTTCCTGATGAAGTTGAACCTTATAGAGAGATACGTGCATCATCTATAATT GTGCGGGGAGAAAGGGATTTTCCTAGAGAAATACCTAGTTCTATCATTGATCGCATGGACAGCAGGGATGAGAGGTCCACTATTGATCTGAGACGGGATGGGAAGATTGTGATGGACCTGACGGGGAAGATGCATCAGCTGCCCTGCTGCATCAAGTACAATGGCGCCACATCTGTTTCTCACTACTTCAAGCCCAAACCCTCTGGAG AAATGGAGGTGGATGGTCTAAGAGTCGAAGAGGCGTATTTTAGAGGAAGGAAATTGCATGGCACCACCATTTCCCTTCCCCAGGGCTATTCTG GGTCTATCTTGGGGAAGAAGAGTTCTGATAAGAATGCAAACAGTTCAAGTTCAAACTGCTGGAAGACATGTGCTACGTTTGAAAATTTAACAATCTGGAATCATGATGCCGTTCCCTCAAAAGAAGACGCTTTTTTGCGTGCCCTTCACTGGTTTCCCATTGCACAAGCG CTGCATCAACCAGTCAGTGTCGAAGATGTTGAATCCACATGCACCAATTAG
- the LOC140974128 gene encoding uncharacterized protein C12B10.15c isoform X3 produces the protein MDSRDERSTIDLRRDGKIVMDLTGKMHQLPCCIKYNGATSVSHYFKPKPSGEMEVDGLRVEEAYFRGRKLHGTTISLPQGYSGSILGKKSSDKNANSSSSNCWKTCATFENLTIWNHDAVPSKEDAFLRALHWFPIAQALHQPVSVEDVESTCTN, from the exons ATGGACAGCAGGGATGAGAGGTCCACTATTGATCTGAGACGGGATGGGAAGATTGTGATGGACCTGACGGGGAAGATGCATCAGCTGCCCTGCTGCATCAAGTACAATGGCGCCACATCTGTTTCTCACTACTTCAAGCCCAAACCCTCTGGAG AAATGGAGGTGGATGGTCTAAGAGTCGAAGAGGCGTATTTTAGAGGAAGGAAATTGCATGGCACCACCATTTCCCTTCCCCAGGGCTATTCTG GGTCTATCTTGGGGAAGAAGAGTTCTGATAAGAATGCAAACAGTTCAAGTTCAAACTGCTGGAAGACATGTGCTACGTTTGAAAATTTAACAATCTGGAATCATGATGCCGTTCCCTCAAAAGAAGACGCTTTTTTGCGTGCCCTTCACTGGTTTCCCATTGCACAAGCG CTGCATCAACCAGTCAGTGTCGAAGATGTTGAATCCACATGCACCAATTAG
- the LOC140974119 gene encoding uncharacterized protein has protein sequence MGFGALRAMIRPVTRILSPASRISQSNFSTTSSPELRLIFFPLRRSHPWIPPSTAFHSLTDTRYPKRRPMDKPRRKRASLKPPGPYAWVKCVPGEPILPNQPNQGSVKRRNEKKRIKQRRAFIMSEKRKRKAQLQEATKKKLMKRVERKMAAVARDRAWAERLIELQRIEEEKKEAATA, from the exons ATGGGTTTTGGAGCCCTAAGAGCCATGATCCGACCCGTAACCCGAATCCTCTCACCCGCCTCACGCATCTCCCAATCAAACTTCTCCACCACCTCATCGCCGGAGCTCCGCCTCATCTTCTTCCCCCTCCGCCGCAGTCACCCATGGATTCCACCGTCCACCGCTTTCCACAGCCTCACCGATACCCGATACCCCAAGCGCAGACCCATGGATAAACCTCGACGCAAAAGAGCGAGCTTGAAGCCCCCAG GGCCATATGCGTGGGTGAAATGCGTGCCTGGAGAACCGATACTTCCCAACCAACCGAATCAGGGAAGTGTGAAGAGAAGGAACGAGAAGAAGAGAATCAAACAGCGTCGTGCATTTATAATG TCTGAAAAAAGGAAACGCAAAGCTCAGTTGCAAGAGGCTACAAAGAAAAAACTCATGAAACGGGTGGAGCGGAAGATGGCTGCAGTAGCGAGAGACAGAGCTTGGGCAGAAAGATTGATCGAGTTGCAACGAATTGAAGAGGAAAAGAAGGAAGCTGCAACTGCTTGA
- the LOC140974120 gene encoding CDK5RAP1-like protein, translating to MASSSSLTSTMSSVLSQHHCINLQKRCSIITLRFLTSCPRSCSPIVSADRFSRSRRDPCALSIRFARSFLKSTVPGGRKHSEISSLHHFMPNATAAVGDVGASDTQLDSETVSDVLQRDRIYHETYGCQMNVNDMEIVLSIMKNAGYGEIVEVPESAEIIFINTCAIRDNAEQKVWQRLNYFWFLKRHWKSNVATGRSESLRPPKVVVLGCMAERLKDKILDADKMVDVVCGPDAYRDLPRLLEEVDSGQKGINTLLSLEETYADINPVRISKNAISAFVSIMRGCNNMCSFCIVPFTRGRERSRPVESIVREVAELWKEGVKEVTLLGQNVNSYNDTSAVEEVESGINWKYSDGFASTCKVKIMGLRFADLLERLAVEFPEMRFRFTSPHPKDFPDELLYVMRDRYNICKSIHLPAQSGSSTVLERMRRGYTQEAYIDLVKKMKTIIPDIGISSDFICGFCGETEEDHQDTLSLVRSVVYDMAYMFAYSMREKTHAHRNYVDDIPDSVKQRRLTELIDAFRESTGQHYDSKIGSIQLVLVEGTNKRAPDTELIGKSDRGHRVSFSNIPIPDMIKNDGKRNPEVGDFVEVRILKSTRASLHGEALAITKLSSFYVSTHEESVACAERT from the exons ATGGCGTCTTCTTCTTCCCTAACGTCTACTATGTCTTCGGTTTTGAGTCAACACCACTGTATAAATCTCCAGAAACGATGTTCAATTATCACCCTCAGGTTTCTCACTTCCTGCCCACGAAGTTGTTCGCCGATTGTCTCCGCCGACCGGTTTTCCCGTAGCCGCCGGGACCCCTGTGCATTATCTATCAGATTCGCCAGAAGTTTCTTGAAGTCTACGGTACCCGGAGGGCGCAAGCATTCAGAAATTTCAAGTCTGCACCATTTTATGCCAAATGCTACTGCAGCTGTTGGAGACGTTGGCGCTTCCGATACTCAGCTTGA CTCTGAAACTGTGTCTGATGTTCTTCAAAGAGATCGCATATACCATGAAACTTATGGATGCCAAATGAATGTCAATGATATGGAAATTGTCTTATCCATCATGAAGAATGCTGGATACGGTGAAATTGTGGAAGTCCCTGAGAGTGCAgagataatatttataaatacttGCGCGATCAGGGATAATGCAGAACAAAAGGTGTGGCAGAGACTTAATTACTTTTGGTTTCTTAAAAGACACTGGAAGAGTAATGTTGCCACTGGGAGGTCAGAGTCCCTGCGTCCTCCAAAGGTGGTTGTGCTAGGATGTATGGCTGAAAGGTTGAAGGATAAAATATTGGATGCAGATAAGATGGTCGATGTTGTCTGCGGGCCTGATGCTTATCGGGACTTGCCACGTCTGTTAGAGGAGGTCGATTCAGGCCAGAAAGGAATAAACACTCTTCTTTCGCTAGAAGAAACTTATGCTGATATCAATCCTGTGCGTATATCAAAGAATGCAATAAGTGCATTTGTCTCTATAATGAGGGGTTGCAATAATATGTGCTCATTTTGTATTGTTCCTTTCACCAGAGGCAGAGAGCGATCGCGCCCTGTGGAGTCCATTGTTAGAGAGGTGGCAGAGCTTTGgaaggaaggtgtgaaagaagTAACACTTCTTGGGCAAAATGTGAATAGTTATAATGACACATCTGCTGTTGAAGAGGTTGAATCTGGGATCAACTGGAAGTATAGTGATGGATTTGCTAGCACATGCAAAGTCAAGATTATGGGTTTGCGCTTCGCTGATCTGCTAGAAAGACTTGCAGTAGAATTTCCAGAGATGCGATTCAGATTCACTTCCCCCCACCCCAAAGATTTCCCTGATGAGTTGTTGTATGTTATGCGAGACAGATATAATATCTGCAAAAGCATCCATTTACCAGCACAATCTGGGAGCAGTACTGTATTAGAGAGGATGCGAAGAGGATATACCCAGGAAGCATACATTGATCTGGTAAAAAAGATGAAAACCATAATCCCTGATATTGGGATAAGCAGTGATTTCATATGTG GTTTCTGTGGGGAAACAGAGGAGGATCACCAAGATACTCTAAGCTTAGTTCGAAGTGTTGTCTATGACATGGCATACATGTTTGCTTACAGCATGAGGGAAAAGACCCATGCCCACAGGaactatgttgatgatattccAGATTCTGTTAAGCAGAGGAGGCTAACCGAACTTATTGATGCTTTCCGAGAGAGCACAGGTCAACACTACGACTCTAAGATAGGATCCATTCAACTTGTATTAGTCGAAGGGACCAACAAGAGAGCGCCTGATACGGAGCTCATTGGCAAAAGCGACAGAGGCCACAGAGTATCGTTTTCTAATATCCCTATCCCAGATATGATCAAGAATGATGGGAAGCGAAATCCTGAAGTCGGTGACTTTGTGGAAGTTCGCATACTGAAATCTACAAGAGCATCTCTTCACGGAGAGGCACTTGCGATCACTAAATTAAGCTCATTTTATGTCAGCACACATGAAGAATCTGTTGCCTGTGCTGAGAGAACCTGA